In the genome of Lysobacter sp. 5GHs7-4, the window TCACCAGGCCGATGATCACGCAGAAGCCGATTTTGGCCTGTACCGGCCACGACCCCATGTTGTTGAAGTCGAGGTCCTTGAGCGACATCTTCTTCTGGCTCACGATTCGGCCCCCTTGTTGTTGCCTGCGGCCGGGGCCGCTGCGGGCGGCTCCTGGACCGGGGTCGGAACGCCGCCCGGCGCATTGGTCGGAGCCGGAGCCGGCGCGGCGGCCGGTGCGGCGGGTGCCGCGGCCGGCGCCACCGGAGCGATCGCCGCGGGAGCGGCCGTGCCGGCCGGCGCGCTAGCGGCCGGCGCTGCGGCGGCGGGCGCCGCGGCCGGAGCGGTCGCGTTGGCGGCGGCGGCCTCGGTGCCGGCGGCCGGCGCGTCGGGCTGACCGTCGCCGTTCTCGTCCTTGGGCGCGTTCGGATTGGCCAGCTTGACCTGCAGCTTGAACTCGTACGGCAGCCCCTTGTCCGTGCCCTTGGCCTCGATGATCGACAGGTCCGGATTGGTCATCCAGCCCGAGCCTTCGAGGTTGCGCATGTAGGTACTGACGCGGGCGTTGGACTGCGCACGGCCTTCCAGGGTCAGAGTGTCGGCGTCCTGCTTGATCGCCGTCAGCACCGCGCCGTCGGGAATGGTGCGCACCAGCGAATCGAACAGGTGCACCATCTGCGAACGGTTGGACTGCAGCTGCTCGATCACTTCCTTGCGGGCCAGCAGCTTCGACTTCTTCTTGTCGAGCTCCTCGATCTCCGTGATCTGCTTGTCGACCTCGGCGATGCGGTCCTGCAGGAAGGTGTTGCGGGTGTTCTGGCCGTTGATCTGGCCCTTGTAGAAGCTGACGATCAGGAACGAGAGCGCCATGGCGCTCGCGACCGCGATCGCGATCATGGTGACGAATTCCTTCTGCCGCTGTTTGCGGCGTTCGGCTCGCCACGGGAGGAGATTGATGCGTGCCATCAGTCGAAGCTCCTCAGGGCGAGGCCGCACGCGATCATCAACGCCGGCGCGTCCTGCGCTAGCGCGTGCGCCTGCACGCGCGGACCGAGCGTCATGTGCGCCAGCGGGTTGGCGATGATGGTGGGCACGCCCAGCTGCTCCTCGACCATCTCGGCGATGCCGGGGATGGAGGCGCAACCGCCGGCGAGCACGATCTGGTCCACGCGGTTGAACTCGCTACCGGCGTAGAAGAACTGCAACAGGCGGCTGACCTGCTGCACCATCGCTTCCTTGAAGGGCTCCAGCACTTCGGCCGAGTAGCTCTCGGGCAAGCCGCCCTGGCGCTTGGCCAGGCCCGCTTCCTCGTAGCTCAGGCCGTAGCGCCGCATCACCTCGTCGGTGAGCTGCTTGCCGCCGAAGACCTGCTCGCGGCTGTAGAGGCTGCGGCCGTTGCGCAGCACGTTGAGCGTGGTCATGGTCGCGCCCGAGTCGATCAGGGCGACGATGCCGTCGCGCGGCGTGCTGAGATGGTCGGCGATCAGCGCGAACGCGTTCTCGACCGCGAACGCCTCGACGTCCATGACCTTGGGGGTCAGGCCGCCGATCTCCAGCGCCGAGGCGCGGACTTCGACGTTCTCTGAGCGCGACGCGGCCAGCAGCACCTGGATCATGTCCGGGCTGTTGGGCATCGGTCCCAGCACCTCGAAGTCGTGATTTACTTCCTCGATCGGATACGGCACGTAGTTCACCGCCTCCAATTCGACCTGCGACTCGAGTTCCTCGCCGTCCAGGTCGCCCGGCATCGGGATCACCTTGGTGATCACCGAGGACCCGGCGACGGCCGCGGCGGCGAACTTGACCCGGGTTCCGGACCTAGCGACCGCGCGCTTGATCGCCTCGCCCACGGCCTCGACCTCGACGATGTTCTTCTCGACGACGGCGTTCGGCGGTAGCGGCTCGACGGCGTAATGCTCGACGCGGTAGCGGTTGCCGGCTCGGGAGAGCTGCAACAGCTTCACTGCGGTCGAACTGATATCCACGCCGACGAGGGCCGGCTGGCTTTTTGTGATGACGCCCACTGTTTTCTCCCCATGCCACAAGCGCTTACGCGCACTTCGTGTGGCCCCGCCTTAGATAACGGACTTTTCACAGGCTGGCAACCATTTCTTTCAGGAATGCCAACCGAGACCGCCTTTTTTGCGTAACGGCCTTAGCGGAAATCACCGGCCGCCTGCCCCCCGGGGCGGTCCCTGTCCCCGGCTCCTCTATACTCCACGCCCACTACTACCCGCAATCGGAACCCGCTTCGATGCCCCGTCTCCGTCGCCTTCTGCGCTGGGCGCTGTATGCGTTCGCCGGCCTGACCCTGCTCGGGGTGATCGCCGCCGGCACCCTGTACTACCTGATCGCCCCCAAGCTGCCGGACGTGGAGACCCTGCGCAACGTAGAGCTGCAGGAGCCCATGTACGTCTACGCGGCCGACGGCCGCCTGATGGCCCTGTTCGGCGAGACCCGCCGCTACCCGGTGGCGATCGAGGACGTGCCGGCCCGGCTCAAGCAGGCCTTCATCTCGATCGAGGACGCCCGCTTCTACCAGCACCACGGCGTGGACTACAAAGGCATCGCGCGCGCGGTCTGGCTGCTGGCCACCACCGACGACAAGCGCGTGCCGGGCGGCTCCACCATCACCCAGCAGGTCGCGCGCCAGTTCTTCCTGAGCTCGGAATACAGCTACAAGCGCAAGCTGGGCGAGATGCTGCTGGCCATGCGCATGGAGCGCGAGCTCAGCAAGGACGAGATTTTCGAGCTGTATTTGAACAAGAGCTTCTTCGGCAACCGCGCCTACGGCGTCGGCGCCGCGGCCGAGTTCTACTACGGCAAGAAGATGAGCGAGCTGTCGCTGGACGAGATGGCCTCGCTGGCCGGCATCCCCAAGTTCCCCTCCAGCGGCAACCCGCTGAGCAACCCGGAGCGCGCCAAGGAGCGCCGCGACTACATCCTCGACCGCATGGCCGAGCTCAAGTACGTCAGCGCCGCCGAGGCCGCCCAGGCCAAGGCCGTGCCCATGCACGCGACCCCGCACGAGCGCCCGGTCGAGGTCTACGCGCCCTATGTGGCCGAGATGGTCCGCCAGCAGATGATCGAGCGCTACGGCGCCGAGGCCCTGACCAAGGGCTACCACGTCACCACCACCATCGACCCGACCCTGCAGGCCGCGGCCGACAAGGCAGTCCGCGACGGGCTCAAGGTCTACGACCGCCGCCACGGCTGGCACGGGGTCGAGCAGCACTTCGACTTGGCCGCCAACGAGGACGCCGCCACCGCCAAGCAGCGCCTGCGTTCGATCCCGGCCCAGGCCGGCCTGCTGCCGGCGATCGTGCTGGCCAGCGACGGCGGCGGCGCGCGCCTGGCCCTGGCCGACGGCAGCGAGATCAGCCTGGCCGCCAACCAGGGCTGGGGCGGACGCAGCCCGGGCAGCCTGGTCAAGCGCGGCGACCTGGTGCGGGTCGAGAAGATCGAACCGCCGGCGCCCAAGCCCGACCCCAAGAAGCCCGACGCCCCGGTCGCGGTCGCGCCGCCGGTGGTTGGCGCGCCGCTGGGCTACCGCCTGGAGCAGCTGCCGCAGGCGCAGGCCGCACTGGTCTCGCTGGAACCGTCCAACGGCGCCCTGCGCGCCCTGTCGGGTGGTTTCAGCTTCGCCGGCGCCAAGTTCAACCGCGCCACCCAGGCCCGCCGCCAGCCCGGTTCCAGCTTCAAGCCCTTCGTCTACGCGGCCTCGTTCGAGCGCGGCTACAACCCGGCCTCGATCGTGCTCGACGCGCCGGTGGTGTTCCGCGACCGCCGCGGCCACATCTGGCGCCCGCAGAACGACAGCGGCAACTTCGCCGGCCCGATGCGCGTGCGCGAGGCCATGGTGCAGTCGCGCAACCTGGTGTCGGTGCGCCTGCTGGATGCCATGGGCGTGGATTTCGCGCGCAAGTACATCAGCAACTTCGGTTTCGACATCGAACAGCTGCCGCCGAACCTGTCGATGTCGCTGGGCACCGCCTCGCTGACCCCGCTGTCGGTCGCGCGCGGCTACGCCACCTTCGCCAACGGCGGTTTCCGCGTCACCCCCTGGTTCATCGACGAGATCAAGGACCGCGCCGGCGCAGTGGTGTTCAAGGAAAAGCCGCCCACCGCCTGCCCCGAATGCGGCGGCCGCGACGGCGGCAGCACGGTGCGCTCCAGCACCGTCGTCGACGGCTTCAACTTCGGCACGTTGAACGAAACCAAGCCCGACCCCAAGGCCAGCGCCAAGGCCTCCGAACCGGCCAAGCCGGCCGCCGCCCGCCCGGCCGACCAGGTGATGGCGCCGCGCGCGATCGACGACCGCATCGCCTACCAGATCGTGTCGATGCTGCGCGACGTGGTCCTGCGCGGCACCGGCACCGCGGCCAAGGTGCTAGGCCGCGAGGACGTGGGCGGCAAGACCGGCTCCACCAACGACCACCGCGACGCCTGGTTCTCCGGCTTCGGCGGCCCGCTGGTGACCACGGTCTGGGTCGGCCGCGACAACTACAAGTCGCTGGGCTACCGCGAGTACGGCGGCAAGGCCGCGCTGCCGATCTGGATCGACTACATGCGCGTGGCGTTGAAGGACAAGCCGATCGCGCCCAACGAACCGCCGCAGGGCATGGTCAAGGTCTCCGTCGGCGCCAACGGCTCGCTGATTCCGGACGGCGTCGGCGGCATCGTCGAATGGGTCAAGGCCGAGGACTTGGACAAGATGCAGTCCTACGTCGATTACGGTGCGGCCGAAGCGGCGCCGTCGGAAGAGTCGTTCGACATCTTCTGAGTCCTGGCCTCGGCCGGTCCGCGCCCGCTCCACGCGGGCGCGGACGGCGCCAGCGCCAGGTGATGAGCAAATCCGCATCGGCGTGTTAGCGTTGGACCCGCCGGCACGCACCGCCGGCCGCGGCGAGCCCCCTCGCCGTCGCCGTGCCCGCCGCGGAGGCCGTCATGCCCCATCACGCCCGACAGCACGCACAGCAGCACGCCGAAACCCGCACCCGCGAACGCCGCCACCGCCTCGCCCACGAGGCCGCGCGGCTGATGGCCGAGGGCGGCATCCGCGACTACCACCAGGCCAAGCTCAAGGCCGCCGAGCGCCTGGGCATCTTCGATGATGCCTCGCTGCCGCGTAACCGCGAGATCGAGGACGCCCTGCGCGAATACCAACGCTTGTTCCACCGCGACCATGCCGCCGGCCTGCGCCAGCGCCGCGAGGCCGCGCTGCGCGCGATGGAATTCTTCGCCGACTTCGACCCGCGCCTGGTCGGCCCGGTCCTGGACGGCACCGCCGACGAGCGCAGCCCGGTCGCGCTGCAGCTGTACAGCGACGACCCCGACGCCGCTCCGCGCTTCCTAGACCAGCACGGCATCCCCGCCGAAGCCCGCAGCCGCCGCCTGCGCCTGGACCGCGAACGCAGCGACGATTTCCCGGTCTGGGTCTTCAGCGCCGAAGACCTCAGCTTCGACCTCACCGTGCTGCCGCTGGACGTACTGCGCCAGGCACCGCTGTCGGGCGTGGACGAAAAACCGATGAAGCGCGCCTCGCTGGCGCAGCTGCGACAGCTGCTGGCGGAGGAGGAGATCGCGGGGTATGAGGGCGGCTAGCATCGCCAGCGCGGCCTACGTCTCCAAGGGTGAAGCCATCGCGGCTCACGCCGCTCCCACAGAAAGCGATTCCCGCGAGTTCGGCAACAGCGGTTGCGGTTGCGGTTGCTCCGGCGTTGAAGTCCATAGAACCGAAGCCACACGACCATTCCCAGACCCGTAGGGCGGCGCGCAGGACGCGCGCCGTTTTTCGATAGGACAGGGATGTCCTATCGAAAAATCCCGGCGCCAGATCCGAAGCCACACGGGAGCTCCTGGCTCAGACCCTTCTCTTTGGTTACTTTCTCTTGGGTCAGCAAGAGAAAGTGACCCGCATGCGCAGCAGGCGGAAGCCTTTGACCTTCGGTCAGAAACCGCGAAGACAACAGCAAGAGCAAATCCTCCCCAACCCTCCTTTTCCAAAGGAGGGAGCCAAAGGCGCAACCGGATAGGCGCGAGCGACCCGCATGCGCAGCAGGCGGAAGCCTTTGACCTTCGGTCAGAAGCAGCAGGGCAAGAACAAAAGCGAATCCTCCCCAACCCTCCTTTTCCAAAAGAGGGAGCCAAGGCGCAACGCAGTAACCGGGATTCGCGGTCGCGGCTCGCGCCGCTCCCACAGAGAGCGGCTGAAGAATGCCGCTCTATCCCAACGCCCGCCGCACAAACGAAAACGCCCCGCGATGCGGGGCGTCTCGTGCCGTGCAACGGTAGCGATCAGCGCTTGTCGCTGGCCACGTAATCGCGCACGCCGTGACCGGTATAGATCTGGCGCGGACGGCCGATCTTGTTTTCCGGATCGTTCTGCTGCTCCAGCCAATGCGACACCCAGCCGGCGGTGCGCGCGATCGCGAACATCACCGTGAACATCTCCACCGGAATGCCCAGCGCCTTGTAGATGATGCCCGAGTAGAAGTCGACGTTCGGATAGAGCTTGCGCTGCACGAAATACTCGTCCTGCAGCGCCGCCTCTTCCAGCTTCATCGCCACTTCCAGCAGCGGATCGTTCACGCCCAGCGCGCCCAGCACGTCGTGCGTCATCTTGCGCACCAGCGCCGCGCGCGGATCGTAGTTCTTGTAGACGCGGTGGCCGAAGCCCATCAGGCGGAAGCCCGACTCCTTGTCCTTGGCCTTGTCGATCGCCGACTTGACGTTCTCCGGACGGCCGATCTCGTTGAGCATCTTGAGCACGGCCTCGTTGGCGCCGCCGTGCGCCGGGCCCCACAACGCGGCGACGCCGGAGGCGACGCTGACGTAGGGATTGGCACCGGTCGAACCGACCAGGCGCACGGTCGAGGTCGACGCGTTCTGCTCGTGGTCGGCGTGCAGGATGAACAACAGGTCCATCGCCTTGGCGGCGACCGGGTTGAGCTCCAGCGGCTCGCTCGGCACTTCGAACAGCATGTGCAGGAAGCGCGTGGTGTAGTCGAGGCTGTTCTTGGGATAGCGGATCGGCCAGCCGATCGAATAGCGGTGGCAGGCGGCGGCGATCGTCGGCACCTTGGCGATCAGGCGGATCGCGGCCAGACGGCGCTGCTCCGGATCTTCCAGGTCGAGTTCGTTGTGGTAGAAGCTCGCCATCGAGCCGAGCATGCCGACCAGCATCGCCATCGGATGAGCGTCGTGGCGGAAGCCGTACAGGAAGGTGCGGAAGGCCTCGTGCATCATCGTGTGATGCGTGACTTCGTGCTCGAACTTGCTGAACTCGTTCGCCGTCGGCAGTTCGCCGTTCATCAGCAGATAGGCGACTTCGAGGAAGTTCGACTTCTCGGCGAGCTGCTCGATCGGGTAGCCGCGGTACAGCAGCACGCCTTCGTCGCCGTCGATGTAGGTGATCGCCGACTTGCAGCTGGCGGTGGCGGTGAAGCCCGGGTCGTAGGTGAACAGACCGGTCTCCTTCGGCACCTTGGCGATGTCGATGCAGGAGGCGCCGAGCGTCGGATGCTGGACCGGCAGGGCCACGCTCTTGTCGCCGGCGGC includes:
- a CDS encoding PilN domain-containing protein; amino-acid sequence: MARINLLPWRAERRKQRQKEFVTMIAIAVASAMALSFLIVSFYKGQINGQNTRNTFLQDRIAEVDKQITEIEELDKKKSKLLARKEVIEQLQSNRSQMVHLFDSLVRTIPDGAVLTAIKQDADTLTLEGRAQSNARVSTYMRNLEGSGWMTNPDLSIIEAKGTDKGLPYEFKLQVKLANPNAPKDENGDGQPDAPAAGTEAAAANATAPAAAPAAAAPAASAPAGTAAPAAIAPVAPAAAPAAPAAAPAPAPTNAPGGVPTPVQEPPAAAPAAGNNKGAES
- a CDS encoding penicillin-binding protein 1A; protein product: MPRLRRLLRWALYAFAGLTLLGVIAAGTLYYLIAPKLPDVETLRNVELQEPMYVYAADGRLMALFGETRRYPVAIEDVPARLKQAFISIEDARFYQHHGVDYKGIARAVWLLATTDDKRVPGGSTITQQVARQFFLSSEYSYKRKLGEMLLAMRMERELSKDEIFELYLNKSFFGNRAYGVGAAAEFYYGKKMSELSLDEMASLAGIPKFPSSGNPLSNPERAKERRDYILDRMAELKYVSAAEAAQAKAVPMHATPHERPVEVYAPYVAEMVRQQMIERYGAEALTKGYHVTTTIDPTLQAAADKAVRDGLKVYDRRHGWHGVEQHFDLAANEDAATAKQRLRSIPAQAGLLPAIVLASDGGGARLALADGSEISLAANQGWGGRSPGSLVKRGDLVRVEKIEPPAPKPDPKKPDAPVAVAPPVVGAPLGYRLEQLPQAQAALVSLEPSNGALRALSGGFSFAGAKFNRATQARRQPGSSFKPFVYAASFERGYNPASIVLDAPVVFRDRRGHIWRPQNDSGNFAGPMRVREAMVQSRNLVSVRLLDAMGVDFARKYISNFGFDIEQLPPNLSMSLGTASLTPLSVARGYATFANGGFRVTPWFIDEIKDRAGAVVFKEKPPTACPECGGRDGGSTVRSSTVVDGFNFGTLNETKPDPKASAKASEPAKPAAARPADQVMAPRAIDDRIAYQIVSMLRDVVLRGTGTAAKVLGREDVGGKTGSTNDHRDAWFSGFGGPLVTTVWVGRDNYKSLGYREYGGKAALPIWIDYMRVALKDKPIAPNEPPQGMVKVSVGANGSLIPDGVGGIVEWVKAEDLDKMQSYVDYGAAEAAPSEESFDIF
- a CDS encoding citrate synthase, whose protein sequence is MSASEKSAAEKAVPNKPAFDQVTLAAGDKSVALPVQHPTLGASCIDIAKVPKETGLFTYDPGFTATASCKSAITYIDGDEGVLLYRGYPIEQLAEKSNFLEVAYLLMNGELPTANEFSKFEHEVTHHTMMHEAFRTFLYGFRHDAHPMAMLVGMLGSMASFYHNELDLEDPEQRRLAAIRLIAKVPTIAAACHRYSIGWPIRYPKNSLDYTTRFLHMLFEVPSEPLELNPVAAKAMDLLFILHADHEQNASTSTVRLVGSTGANPYVSVASGVAALWGPAHGGANEAVLKMLNEIGRPENVKSAIDKAKDKESGFRLMGFGHRVYKNYDPRAALVRKMTHDVLGALGVNDPLLEVAMKLEEAALQDEYFVQRKLYPNVDFYSGIIYKALGIPVEMFTVMFAIARTAGWVSHWLEQQNDPENKIGRPRQIYTGHGVRDYVASDKR
- a CDS encoding pilus assembly protein PilM, whose product is MGVITKSQPALVGVDISSTAVKLLQLSRAGNRYRVEHYAVEPLPPNAVVEKNIVEVEAVGEAIKRAVARSGTRVKFAAAAVAGSSVITKVIPMPGDLDGEELESQVELEAVNYVPYPIEEVNHDFEVLGPMPNSPDMIQVLLAASRSENVEVRASALEIGGLTPKVMDVEAFAVENAFALIADHLSTPRDGIVALIDSGATMTTLNVLRNGRSLYSREQVFGGKQLTDEVMRRYGLSYEEAGLAKRQGGLPESYSAEVLEPFKEAMVQQVSRLLQFFYAGSEFNRVDQIVLAGGCASIPGIAEMVEEQLGVPTIIANPLAHMTLGPRVQAHALAQDAPALMIACGLALRSFD